The Bacillota bacterium genome window below encodes:
- a CDS encoding ATP-binding protein yields the protein MQVVGVTTQQYVYVASRERKFRINEVLIVEDPEHGLPRGEVVETKSFNRFIPLTLERNPLIDPEVWEGLEQVGFSLGEETIHLAKVRILNDLPSPVAVGVRVRVPEFSEVKDLLLPCSPDLGLVLGVLLGTEELKAGLPEELREIAPLYVKEQGVLPQSGVPFVFDYRAMQEYPHIGIFGGSGSGKSFGMRVILEELLEKRIPALVFDPHYEMSFATSFEGLEKDWGGAYASRTEILTVGRDTGVSFEDLNSNELASLIQAAGANYTEGMDNALKTIHQERDSFLSFTQKLEDLIGLAEREEETRERIRRKFGENSRYEKTLEAMARQAGHPSSLRGIRWRLYRLDREGIFQKNIEPIINALQRRRLTVIRGPIWLLAVFSAYLVRKLYRLRRSYQDALQRGEVPGEKFPPFLIVTDEAHHFAPKSFEVNAPARGIFREVAQEGRKYGVFLILATQRPALLDETVTAQLNTKIIFRTVRATDIGVIREETDITREEAERLPYLSSGTAFISSAVVGRTVAVRIRCARTRAPHTVNPFSELEEEFEAAQEGIWRLLVQYLPLHAGQVNLYLPDFERALDRPVTFNEVWEWLEEFTAAGRLVKEEGPFGPTYVARENEV from the coding sequence GTTGTGGAAACAAAGTCCTTTAACAGGTTCATCCCTCTTACTCTGGAGCGCAACCCTTTAATCGATCCCGAAGTCTGGGAAGGACTGGAGCAGGTTGGCTTTAGCCTGGGGGAAGAAACCATCCACCTTGCAAAGGTGCGCATTTTAAACGACCTTCCTTCTCCGGTGGCGGTTGGAGTACGCGTTCGGGTTCCTGAATTTTCCGAGGTTAAGGACCTCCTGCTGCCCTGCTCTCCCGATTTGGGCCTTGTCCTGGGTGTACTCCTGGGAACGGAGGAGCTAAAAGCAGGACTGCCCGAAGAACTCCGGGAGATTGCTCCCCTCTATGTGAAGGAGCAGGGGGTCTTGCCTCAGAGTGGGGTCCCTTTTGTTTTCGATTACCGCGCTATGCAGGAATACCCGCACATTGGGATCTTCGGGGGTTCAGGTTCGGGGAAATCCTTTGGAATGCGGGTTATTTTAGAGGAGCTCCTGGAAAAGAGAATCCCCGCTCTCGTTTTCGATCCCCATTATGAGATGAGCTTTGCAACTTCCTTTGAGGGGCTGGAAAAGGACTGGGGCGGGGCCTATGCCTCCCGCACGGAAATCCTGACTGTAGGGCGCGACACGGGGGTGAGCTTTGAGGACCTGAACAGCAATGAGCTCGCCTCCCTTATCCAGGCTGCAGGGGCAAATTACACGGAGGGGATGGATAACGCCCTGAAAACGATCCACCAGGAGCGGGATTCTTTCTTGAGTTTTACGCAGAAGCTGGAGGATTTGATCGGTCTGGCTGAAAGGGAGGAAGAAACGAGGGAGCGAATCAGGCGCAAGTTCGGGGAGAATTCGCGCTACGAAAAAACCCTCGAAGCAATGGCGCGGCAGGCCGGCCATCCCAGCAGCCTGCGGGGGATCCGGTGGCGTCTTTACCGTTTGGACCGGGAAGGGATCTTTCAAAAGAACATCGAACCGATCATCAACGCCCTGCAACGCCGCCGCCTCACCGTCATCCGGGGCCCCATCTGGCTCCTGGCTGTTTTCAGCGCTTATCTGGTACGGAAGTTGTACCGGCTCCGCCGGAGTTACCAGGATGCCCTCCAGCGCGGGGAGGTGCCCGGAGAAAAGTTTCCACCCTTTTTAATCGTTACAGACGAGGCCCACCATTTTGCCCCCAAGAGTTTTGAGGTCAACGCCCCGGCGCGCGGGATTTTCCGTGAAGTAGCTCAGGAAGGCCGGAAGTACGGGGTTTTTTTGATTCTGGCCACCCAGCGCCCGGCGCTCCTTGATGAAACAGTCACAGCCCAGTTGAACACGAAGATCATCTTTCGGACGGTGAGGGCTACCGATATCGGTGTGATCAGGGAAGAAACCGACATCACGCGGGAAGAGGCAGAGCGCCTCCCGTATTTAAGTTCCGGGACGGCCTTTATTTCTTCGGCTGTCGTAGGCAGAACCGTCGCGGTCAGGATTCGCTGCGCCCGGACGCGGGCTCCTCATACGGTGAACCCCTTCTCAGAACTGGAAGAGGAATTCGAGGCGGCACAGGAGGGGATCTGGCGCCTGCTTGTCCAATATTTGCCTCTGCATGCCGGGCAGGTTAATTTATATCTCCCCGACTTCGAGCGCGCCCTGGACCGGCCTGTGACCTTTAATGAGGTCTGGGAGTGGCTGGAGGAATTTACCGCAGCCGGCAGGCTCGTAAAAGAAGAGGGCCCCTTTGGCCCAACTTACGTTGCGCGGGAAAACGAGGTGTAA
- a CDS encoding metallophosphoesterase family protein, with product MRFLFLTDDHKRGTSPANRKDNFPATLAAKLREVLEIAREREVDFILHGGDFFDVPAPSLSVCADFLEIYQQFPAPVYIIAGNHDLFGHNQDTLPRTMLGFAARLGIVHLVGREPVYLEKNGTRVQLTGQGYHFEMDRRDPKKDYVVQKKDCDFAIHLVHGMLLDRVCFPGPFYTLVEQIWETEADFTLVGHNHLGFPDTEKDGKFFLNPGALARLSNHPVEMARPVQVILIDFTGSHPVYEKIRLKSALPGDEVLDRTRLEEAVFREQRLAGYLAEVKAAGSYQRTDIRLLVEEIVQAEKLDPKVREEALRRISLAEEALARGEEEE from the coding sequence ATGCGTTTTTTGTTTCTTACCGACGATCATAAAAGGGGTACGAGCCCCGCAAACCGGAAAGATAATTTTCCTGCCACCTTAGCGGCGAAACTGCGCGAGGTGCTGGAAATTGCACGGGAGCGTGAGGTTGATTTTATTTTACACGGAGGAGATTTTTTTGACGTTCCGGCCCCCTCGCTCAGTGTTTGCGCTGATTTCCTGGAAATCTACCAGCAGTTCCCGGCCCCGGTTTACATTATTGCCGGAAATCACGACCTGTTCGGGCACAACCAGGATACATTGCCCCGCACGATGCTGGGTTTTGCAGCACGTTTAGGGATCGTGCATTTAGTTGGAAGGGAACCTGTCTATTTAGAAAAAAACGGGACCCGGGTTCAGTTGACGGGGCAAGGATACCATTTTGAGATGGACCGCCGGGATCCAAAAAAAGATTATGTTGTGCAGAAAAAAGACTGCGATTTTGCAATCCACCTTGTCCACGGGATGCTGCTCGACCGCGTCTGTTTCCCCGGCCCCTTTTATACTCTGGTCGAGCAGATCTGGGAAACAGAAGCCGATTTTACGCTGGTGGGCCACAACCACCTTGGTTTCCCGGACACGGAAAAAGACGGGAAATTTTTTCTCAATCCCGGGGCGCTTGCACGGCTATCAAACCATCCTGTCGAAATGGCGAGACCGGTTCAGGTGATCCTCATCGACTTTACGGGAAGTCACCCGGTTTATGAAAAGATCCGCTTAAAGAGCGCGCTCCCCGGGGACGAAGTCCTCGACCGGACCCGTTTGGAAGAAGCCGTTTTTCGGGAACAACGGCTGGCCGGTTACCTTGCCGAGGTTAAGGCAGCCGGTTCTTACCAGCGTACCGATATCCGGCTCCTGGTCGAAGAAATCGTCCAGGCCGAAAAACTCGACCCGAAGGTGAGAGAAGAAGCGCTGCGGCGCATCAGTCTGGCGGAGGAGGCGCTGGCGCGGGGGGAGGAGGAAGAATGA